Part of the Microaerobacter geothermalis genome is shown below.
TTACTTATTGTCTTGGTAGAATCGCTATTTGTTGTGTCACAACACAACCACACGATAAATTTTCATCATAACACTCTTATGTCTTGGAGGGGCTCGCAAAGGCGGAGAATACCCCTAGAACAATATATAAATAACCAGTTATCCGATTCTGTAACTTTGAACTCACTTTAATCCACTTTCTAATACTTGCTGCAAGAACTGCATACAGACCATCACTAATAAGAGCTAGGATAATAAATATAGTTCCTAAAAGTAAAAATTGCACTGTGACTGAACCAGCAGAAGGTGATATGAATTGCGGAAAGAAGGCTAAAAAAAAGAGTGCTGTCTTAGGATTCATTACTTCTACGAGCGCTGATTCGTAAAAAATCTTTAATAATTTTTGGCGAGGGGCTTTTGGAATTTCTGAAGTCGTACTTTTAGATGTAGAAAATAAAGTCTTACACCCCAGATAGATAAGATAAGCAGCACCCAGGTATTTAACGATATTAAAGGCTGTTGCTGATGTCATAAGGATCGCAGAAACTCCAATTGCTCCAGCTAAAACGTGAACAGAACCACCAAGAGATACACCAAGAACTGATACCAGTCCCGCTTTCTTCCCTTGATCTATACTTCTTGCCATAATATAGAACACAGCTGGTCCAGGTATTATTAACAATGTAGCAGCAGCAATTACAAATAGCCAAATAGTTGAAAACTCCATAATATGCAACTCCTTGTTGTATTTTTGCACATGATGGGCTCCTCCTTGATTGGTGAAAGCAAGGTTACACTTTATTTTTAAGGTTCGCTTTCATCAGGGAGGCAATTTGTTGCTCGTTTGGAAATAGAATCTGTTCCAACTGTTTTATTACGAGCTCTTGTCTGTGTTTGGAATGGTTTTGACTTAGCTTTGCTTTCCCTTCAATCCTATCGATTTTAATTTTGAATCCTTGCACCCCTTTGTTCATAGCTGAGAGAAATTCAGCATCTACATCCTGCAATCTGTAAGAACTGTCAGGAGCTTCATACTTCAATACCATATCATTCAAGGAACTCATTAGCTCGTGTTCATCCTCGATTAGCTCAACTTGTCCGTAAACATGAACGGTCACATAATTCCACGTTGGCACTGCTTGATTGGTCTCATACCAAGAGGGAGAGATATAACAATGAGGACCATGGAAAACGGCTAAGACTGTCTGATTTTGAATATCCTGCCACTGCGGGTTTGGACGGGCAAAATGACCGTACAAATAGGTTTGCTCCTTATTTAACAACAGTGGTAAATGTGTAGCGAAGGGCATTCCTTTATGAATGGAAAACAAAGTTGCAAAACTGTTCTCCTGTATGACATGGTAGGCAACAGTAACATCTTCCATCGTAAAATGCTCTGGGATATACATGTGAAACCTCCTCAATCCTGTTTTTTACATACAACACATATCCTTTACACGGTATGATATAATTCAAGCTG
Proteins encoded:
- a CDS encoding LysE family translocator, which produces MEFSTIWLFVIAAATLLIIPGPAVFYIMARSIDQGKKAGLVSVLGVSLGGSVHVLAGAIGVSAILMTSATAFNIVKYLGAAYLIYLGCKTLFSTSKSTTSEIPKAPRQKLLKIFYESALVEVMNPKTALFFLAFFPQFISPSAGSVTVQFLLLGTIFIILALISDGLYAVLAASIRKWIKVSSKLQNRITGYLYIVLGVFSAFASPSKT
- a CDS encoding FMN-binding negative transcriptional regulator, translating into MYIPEHFTMEDVTVAYHVIQENSFATLFSIHKGMPFATHLPLLLNKEQTYLYGHFARPNPQWQDIQNQTVLAVFHGPHCYISPSWYETNQAVPTWNYVTVHVYGQVELIEDEHELMSSLNDMVLKYEAPDSSYRLQDVDAEFLSAMNKGVQGFKIKIDRIEGKAKLSQNHSKHRQELVIKQLEQILFPNEQQIASLMKANLKNKV